The following proteins come from a genomic window of Hoplias malabaricus isolate fHopMal1 chromosome 15, fHopMal1.hap1, whole genome shotgun sequence:
- the znf532 gene encoding zinc finger protein 532, translating to MGDMKTPDFDDLLAAFDIPDMVDPKAAIESGHEEHEGQLKQNVHHDDDSHVPSAPDVGVSVIVKNVRNIDTNDQSLSDKDTHPSVGNGMHNGFMGSPKNRFSKESNKLQKSGNHGTDMSGSTFNQFSPISSADEFDDDDKIEVDDPIDSQNNLPCFRPNPLTGLCSKQEEPPSKTTKSFSGDGSSKPGTNGSYSHSKTENINSNGTLSSSNDPPKSRKSELQPKEPLKAQDGKEAREPVVGLSVTNLSQAKAKSSAKLSSCIAAIAALSAKKAGTDTIVPETLASKQESPREAKESPKVTEKPPEQESALELAKKMLSKQPESPCSFTSENSSKGSPSSPAGSTPVIPKVRIKTIKTSSGQIKRTVTRVLPEFDPEGLKKGIDAGSIVVSSLLTSSTSSSVFSSSARTTLPTTVVATSGGSAIEVTKQMTIKPVATAFLPVSAVKTAGSQVINLKLANNTTVKATVIPAASVQSASSAILKAANAIQQQTVMVPASSLTNTKLVPKTVHLTNLNLLPQTPSASELHQVLSKSQQPIKQAMMASQTAKKVSRVQVLASSQSSVVEAFNKVLSSINPVPVYVPNLCPPSSACISLPSRGYKCLECGDSFALEKSLTQHYDRRSVRIEVTCNHCSKNLVFYNKCSLLSHARSHKDKGVVMQCSHLILKPIPADQMILAPSVTSSAPISTSSLGPSAGGSQGKSDTAVISAPSSAPVVAAMPLDEDASRLCRSNLKCLECNEMFQEESSLAMHYQQASESSGQKTCTICQMLLPNQCSFASHQRIHQHKSPYICPECGAICRSVHFQSHVTKNCLHYTRRVGYRCVHCSVIFADVAALKSHIQSAHCEIFYKCPICPMAFKSAPGTHSHAYTQHPGVKIGEPKLIYKCSMCDTVFTQQTLLYTHFDQHISSQKVSVFKCPDCSMHYAQKQLMLEHIKATHGTLKTTEGPPNLGINLPLSSKPINSMTPSSNSKDGGALNGLERGEKKAPSNIKKTKNGTDTLKKSASSDSSSCPGWTCKDCDRLFTQREVFIAHMKREHGKQLKKHPCRQCDKSFSSSHSLCRHNRIKHKGVRKVYSCPHCPDSSRTFTKRLMLEKHIRLMHGIKEAEGKPAVEHISTEEPTKKDQVRSPKRKQNTEDDKPDPAEERSEKDSVAGVHSQRCRDSSSQPLKKLKVNVFKTHKCAVCSFTTEDLVRFHEHIPQHKTDGSSFQCRECGLCYTSHHSLARHLFIVHKLKEPPGVGRHSDQQENNPENNALGIPDTQCKVCAKTFETEAALNTHMRTHGMAFIKSKRLSTAEK from the exons ATGGGCGACATGAAAACTCCGGACTTTGACGATCTACTTGCAGCCTTTGACATTCCTGACATGGTTGATCCCAAGGCTGCCATTGAATCTGGTCATGAAGAACACGAGGGGCAGCTCAAACAAAATGTCCACCATGACGATGACTCCCATGTGCCCTCAGCCCCAGATGTTGGAGTCAGTGTCATTGTCAAGAATGTCCGTAACATTGACACTAATGACCAGTCTCTTTCAGACAAGGATACTCATCCCTCGGTCGGAAATGGAATGCACAATGGGTTCATGGGGTCCCCTAAAAACAGGTTCAGCAAAGAGAGTAATAAACTTCAGAAAAGTGGAAATCATGGAACAGATATGAGCGGCTCCACATTTAACCAGTTTAGTCCAATTTCCAGTGCTGACGAGTTTGACGATGATGACAAGATTGAAGTAGATGACCCTATAGATAGTCAAAACAATTTACCTTGTTTCAGACCTAATCCTCTTACAGGACTTTGCTCTAAGCAAGAAGAGCCCCCTTCAAAAACTACAAAATCTTTTTCAGGTGATGGCTCATCTAAGCCAGGAACTAATGGCAGCTACAGCCATTCAAAAACTGAAAACATCAACAGTAATGGTACATTAAGTAGCTCAAACGATCCTCCAAAGTCAAGAAAATCAGAGTTGCAGCCCAAGGAACCACTCAAGGCCCAAGATGGAAAAGAAGCAAGAGAACCAGTTGTTGGGCTGAGTGTGACAAACCTCTCTCAAGCCAAGGCCAAGTCATCAGCCAAGCTCTCCTCCTGCATTGCTGCAATTGCAGCTCTCAGCGCAAAGAAGGCTGGCACAGACACCATAGTCCCTGAAACTCTCGCCAGTAAACAAGAATCACCTAGAGAGGCCAAGGAAAGCCCAAAGGTGACAGAGAAGCCTCCAGAGCAAGAGTCAGCCCTGGAGCTTGCCAAAAAGATGCTCTCCAAGCAACCCGAGAGCCCTTGTAGTTTCACCAGTGAAAACAGCAGCAAAGGATCTCCCTCATCCCCTGCAGGATCCACACCTGTCATTCCCAAAGTCCGTATTAAAACCATTAAGACGTCTTCTGGCCAGATCAAAAGGACAGTCACCAGAGTGCTGCCAGAATTTGACCCCGAAGGTCTGAAGAAGGGGATTGACGCTGGATCCATTGTGGTATCATCCCTTTTAACCTCCTCAACCTCGTCGTCTGTGTTTTCATCCTCTGCCCGAACAACACTACCCACCACAGTGGTAGCGACCTCTGGAGGCTCAGCTATTGAAGTTACAAAGCAAATGACCATCAAACCTGTTGCCACTGCCTTCTTACCTGTCTCAGCAGTTAAGACAGCTGGATCCCAGGTGATTAACTTGAAACTGGCCAATAACACAACGGTAAAGGCTACTGTTATCCCTGCTGCATCCGTTCAGAGTGCCAGCAGTGCCATCCTCAAAGCTGCCAATGCTATTCAGCAACAAACTGTCATGGTGCCTGCTTCTAGTCTAACCAACACAAAACTAGTGCCAAAGACTGTACATCTCACAAACTTGAACCTGCTTCCCCAGACACCATCAGCCTCAGAGCTGCATCAAGTCCTGTCCAAAAGTCAGCAACCCATTAAACAAGCCATGATGGCCAGCCAAACTGCTAAGAAAGTGTCCCGGGTGCAGGTCTTGGCCAGCTCCCAGAGTTCAGTAGTCGAGGCCTTCAACAAGGTCTTGAGTAGCATCAACCCAGTGCCGGTCTATGTGCCCAACCTCTGCCCTCCTTCTTCAGCATGTATCTCTCTGCCGTCCCGTGGGTACAAATGTTTAGAATGTGGTGATTCCTTTGCTCTCGAGAAGAGCCTAACTCAGCATTATGACCGGAGGAGTGTTCGCATCGAAGTCACTTGCAATCACTGCTCTAAGAACTTGGTTTTCTACAATAAGTGCAGCCTCCTCTCCCATGCCAGAAGCCATAAGGACAAGGGAGTTGTCATGCAGTGCTCCCACCTTATTTTGAAGCCCATCcctgctgatcaaatgatactGGCCCCTTCAGTGACCTCTAGTGCCCCCATTTCCACTTCAAGCCTCGGTCCTTCTGCAGGAGGCAGTCAAGGAAAGAGTGACACAGCAGTGATTTCTGCACCCTCTTCAGCCCCTGTAGTGGCTGCCATGCCCCTGGATGAAGATGCCTCCAGACTCTGCCGGTCAAATCTCAAGTGCTTGGAATGTAACGAAATGTTTCAGGAGGAGTCCTCTCTAGCCATGCACTATCAGCAGGCTTCTGAATCAAGTGGACAG AAAACCTGCACCATCTGCCAAATGCTGCTTCCAAACCAGTGCAGCTTTGCCTCCCACCAGCGAATCCATCAGCACAAGTCTCCGTACATCTGCCCTGAGTGTGGAGCCATCTGTCGCTCCGTCCACTTCCAGTCCCACGTCACCAAAAATTGCCTGCACTACACACGACGAGTGGGATACCG ATGTGTTCACTGTAGCGTAATCTTCGCTGATGTCGCTGCCCTAAAGTCACATATACAGAGTGCCCACTGTGAGATCTTCTACAAATGCCCCATCTGCCCCATGGCCTTTAAATCTGCTCCAGGCACTCATTCCCATGCCTACACTCAGCACCCAGGTGTGAAGATTGGAGAGCCCAA gTTGATCTACAAGTGCTCTATGTGTGACACTGTATTTACCCAGCAAACCCTGCTCTACACACACTTTGATCAGCACATTTCCAGTCAGAAAGTGTCAGTCTTCAAATGCCCCGACTGCTCCATGCACTATGCCCAAAAGCAGCTCATGTTGGAACACATTAAG GCCACACATGGGACACTAAAGACAACAGAGGGTCCTCCTAACCTGGGCATCAACCTTCCTCTCAGCAGCAAGCCTATTAACTCCATGACCCCCAGCTCTAACAGCAAAGATGGGGGTGCTTTAAATGGActagagagaggggaaaagaaGGCCCCCTCCAATATCAAGAAAACAAAGAACGGCACAGACACCCTCAAAAAATCGGCATCGTCCGATTCCTCCTCGTGTCCCGGCTGGACCTGCAAAGACTGTGACCGACTCTTCACCCAGAGAGAAGTTTTCATTGCACATATGAAGAGAGAACATGGCAAG CAACTCAAGAAGCATCCATGTCGCCAGTGTGACAAGTCTTTTAGCTCCTCCCACAGTTTGTGCCGACACAATCGGATCAAACATAAAGGAGTTCGGAAAGTTTATTCCTGTCC ACATTGTCCAGACTCCAGCCGCACTTTCACCAAGAGGCTGATGTTGGAGAAACACATTCGGTTGATGCACGGCATCAAGGAAGCGGAAGGTAAACCAGCAGTGGAGCACATCAGCACAGAGGAGCCCACCAAGAAAGACCAG GTACGCAGTCCAAAACGTAAGCAGAACACCGAGGATGATAAACCTGACCCAGCAGAAGAGCGAAGTGAGAAAGACAGCGTTGCTGGGGTTCACAGCCAGCGCTGCAGAGACTCCTCCTCACAGCCTCTGAAGAAGCTGAaggtgaatgtgtttaaaacgCACAAGTGTGCCGTGTGCAGCTTCACCACAGAGGACCTGGTGCGATTCCATGAGCACATCCCCCAGCACAAAACAGACGGCTCGTCTTTTCAGTGCCGAGAGTGTGGCCTCTGCTACACCTCGCACCACTCCCTGGCCCGCCATCTCTTCATCGTGCACAAGCTGAAAGAGCCGCCGGGGGTCGGGCGCCATAGCGACCAGCAGGAGAACAACCCTGAGAACAATGCACTCGGCATCCCGGACACTCAGTGCAAAGTCTGTGCCAAAACTTTCGAGACCGAGGCcgctttaaacacacacatgaggACACACGGCATGGCCTTCATAAAATCTAAGAGGTTGAGCACTGCTGAAAAATAA